In the genome of Arabidopsis thaliana chromosome 4, partial sequence, the window TGAATCAATGAAGAAGCTGATGATTCAATCACAAGGAAAGAAAGTTAAGTTCCCTGAggtaaatcaaacaaacagtAACTTACTTAACAACAGAGTAAGCTGCATTGTCTTGTAATGGATTTGGATATGTCTGAAACATTCGCATGACACAAACAATAGATTTCATCAGAGAAAcgttaaatgatattttaaaaaggtaaCTTTAAACCACAATCATATTAAGTTTCAGTCTTTTTCCCGCTCGCATTTTCAGTCACATTATagattgaaatttaaaaagtcAGAGAGACGTACAGGATGATCAGGAAAGTCGTCGGAGAAATGAGGAACGTCTTCAAGAATATAACCGGCGGGACCAGTAACAATCTTCCGGTCCGAGTTTGGAACAGAAGATGACATAACCAACCTTTTCGGAGACTCAAAGCTCTGATTGTCCGAAACAATCAAACGGAGACCAGAATCGAAGCTCAATGATCGATATTTTCTACTGATTCTAGGGATTAAAAACCccaattgatgatgatgatgatcggTTTCAGATTGTGTACTCCGACGTGAAGATGATCGGAATCTAAACAAATCCATACAATGAAAGATTACAGAAAATGTCAtcacccattttttttttatatgaaaccCAAAAAATGGAACAGTCTTCTTtgacttcaatttttttttttatattgttaacaaaaatggaaactttagaaaataattcacctttgaagaaatttgaaaCCAAGATGGAAACAAGAAgtaaggaggaggaggaagcagATCAGGCCATCACGGGCTGGTGGTGAATGtatggatgaagaagataatgaacAAGTGGCGATATGTTTGTGGTTTTTGCTTTTAATGATGAGAAGATACGAGACATTTCAGAAGAGAAGGTTTTAATTACTTTGGTGCAAAATTGACCATTTCAATAATTGAAgagttatatttaaaattcgTTGAAAGATTTGGGCTGTgtgtaataattattaataaaggactgatttttgatgttttttttttattttaaaaagagaatgattttgatattaatttttttggagtgggtgttttggttattggagTAGGTTTCTAGTTATAGAAATTTTAGGATACGGCATGAACTATGCTCTAGCCTACACCGGCATGTTTCTCATTTGACATAAATTGTAAGTCAAAACATATTTCCCTAATTGGGCTTGATTTCCCTAAttacatttattttcatattgcGTAAGACTAGGCTTAAGGGAAATTGACACAAAAATGTGTAAGGGAAAGAACTAAGTATGTCCGGCCCACATGACAGAACATCTAATTTAAAATGGGTAAAGCTCATAAGCCCACTAATATTCTGATTTCTGAACCAATTGACCAACCACAATTTGCCCATGTTCTAAGATTTCTTTCATGTGTTTACCAATGCAAGAGACTTTACCGTTAGAATACAAATCTATTCGATCAAAGTTGTGTTTTCTGTAAGAATATCTTCCATCATGCAAAAGTTTATTACATGTCTATGGTTACAAATTGGTTAATAATATATCTAATATGCATTTGTAACCTTTGACAATCAGCTAAGATAAATaacctaatttgtttttgtttcttatatctCTCTTCATTTAGcatccaaaaaattaaaactgaatTTGATCTAGTAGAACTTTGTGATAGGAAATGGGATAAAACGGAGCTCAAATTCTATTAAGTTCTAAAGACTTCTAAAACAAGAATTATGGCAAAGATATGATAATACCCAGACAAAGAGGCAATCATAGGCATCTATATGTTTTATTCAAGACATGTCTTTGGCCCCTCCATGATTTCATTCTTTGactctataaattattttgaattttcttcttttatttaagaaataatataattatgatGGGTATTCTATAAATACacaagattatatatatgtatgtattatatatgaatttctttgcctctctttttggtttggtggCGTTCTAACGTTGGGATTGAgattgtcatttttttttgttaaaggaaTGAGATTGTCTTTTGTATATCCTTAACTTGagttgtccaaaaaaaaaaaaaaaaaaaagtatatccTTCACTTGAAACTCTTGACGTTAAAGTTACAATCCTTGAGAAATCgaaatgaattttaatttataaatctaGCTAGCTATTTAGATTCTTTTTTGCTGTGGTTATGTTTTCAATCTAAACAAACCATTTATTatctcaaattatttttaacatttcgGTCCCgcttaattattatttttagcaatatatttttttttttactgatttaGTGATTTTCAAATCATAATGAATAGTTTAATTTATGTTACAAGAAAAGCTGAAGTATAATTTTGGCAGTTTATCTTAGATTTCAGAACCataagaatataaaatgtTCAAAGAGAGTTCCAAGACCTAAACACTTCAATCCAATCGAAAGATCTCAAATTCAAGGATGGACCCAGAGTTTGTGGGGGCTACGTTAATCTTATTTCATACTACATCATATAAGAGCCGTATAAGCATATTACACCTGACACTTTCTAGACTAAACCGCTtctaatcaaaaaatttaaaatgcaGCGTGACCGGAAATCAAGAAAAGcaaaatactatttttgttgttacaatTAGGATTAAGGCTTATGTAAAAAtgaatctatttttcttacacTTCATTCGAGAATTTTAAGTGTACGATACagttttcttctattctttttttttcctttggtaGTTTTGACCatctattgatttttctttctcaaataaGTTGACGTAAACCACATTACATAGATTATACGATAGAACTCATAATCATTACAGTCAAGATACTCAAGATTGTTATGAATTATTATATGATAGATATGTTTAAAGAACGAACACAAATTCAGTTAATAGGCGTAATAATTTCAGGATTCCTTCATTAAACATTTTTATGGCAAAAGGAAACGATTGTCTGATTTGAAACATATGTAAAAAAGTATAGTTGCCATGATTTCATAATTCATGCTGATGTAAACAAATCTCCAAAGAGaccatataataataataaaaaacaaaatcataattaaaaatattcgCTTTTCTATACAATACGAGAgacatgattttatttatttcaaaagaaaataaaaaatacgaaagatatattataaattagaaaataagagATGGTGTGGTCCATATGATGGGTCGCTGCTCAAATTGCCTTACTTCTCAAGCAACCTcttaattcctttttttttatctgcagaaattaaaataaaataacaaaacgaaaaaaagaagaaaaatgaataacaaaagaataatgatCACTTCCTCCAGCTCGATGCCCATGTgatctctcttccttcttctcgtctttttttctctcttcatcttttttactttttttgttttgtttattctcttCTGTTCTTATTAACTTTCTACAAAAACTTACGTTTATCCTAGAAAAATTAGATGTTTATAGTATAGTGTGAACTAAGAAGTGaagtatattattttaatatatcataGATATAGACCAAGAATACAAAATCCATGTAGTAAAtaagttataaattttttttgtccaaatttacttatatatatatatatatatgtatttatttatacacATCATCTAAAGGATAGTAGAATACACAATGTTAAAGTTAATAGCGATGAAAATTTCCAATCTATTCCAGCATGAAACTTacattatattataaagaTACATagatggtaaaaaaaaaacttctgatattattttattttcaaaaattcatatCTCCACTctattataaatactaaatttgtAATGAATTTTCGATGTTTTAAGGATAGCTAAAATgagaagttaaagaaaaagagtagcaaaaaggaaaaggaataAGTTAGAATGTAGAAACCTATACTatacatacaaataaataaataaatatttttattataaaaaagtaTAGAATTTGTAGATAAATGTAAACAAACCGCTTGAAAGACTCATAGCGGCTTCTTAAACCAGCAAAGGCAAAATAAAAGGTGGGTCAGTGAATGGGTTTCAGAGCCACCTTTCCCTTTTTTCTCGCTTACTTCTTCAGTTAAAGTTTGAGATAGACACATATTATACATCATATAGTATACATATTTATGTTATATACTATCTTAATTCCCTCAACAAAAAATCTCtcgaatgtttttttttaattaatttatataccTTTCACATCCCAAACTCTCacactttctcttcttcttcgtcttctcctcctccttcgtCTTCGTCGTTTattaactctctctctctctccttgttctctctctctctctttttcctgATTTGCAGTACTGTCTAAGATCTTATTCCGCTCGACCAAGTTTGTTCTTTTTAGCATAATTTGGGGGAGTTTTTCCCCATTAATTCtcactttgtcttcttcttgtgtcGGTTAGGTTTTCAAGAAAAACCCTCTTTTGTCTTGTCTCCTCAAAATCAGTTGCTTCTTCTCTATAATAATAGAGGGTTTATTCATATCTTCACTatctagcttcttcttctatcatATGTACTCCAACTCTCGGATATGATCGAAAGAgctttgttattattatctttacAACTTCACGCAGACGCataagagagagagttgaTCAAAGATATTCGAGATTGAGATGAACAAGAGTAATCCTGCTGGTTCGGTGACTGGTTCGGATATAATAGACGCCAAGATCGAAGAACATCAACTTTGTGGATCCAAGAAGTGTCCTAGCTGCGGCCACAAGCTCGAAGGCAAACCAGTAAGtaatattcctttttttttcttctatttgatTTCAGTtcacttaaaaaataaattctttctaccttctttttctcatttttaggtcatttgtaaatgttttttaaagaaaaaaaaaagaaaaagaggaaaagaatCAATGAAGAACATCAAGAATGATGCTCTCTGTTTTATTCTATCGCTTGCAGcaattcaaaatccaaattttaaagCGTCTATATACGAGTCTTTATTTGTATAGTTGTATATACTTATattctcttgttctttttctttatattaattaagtttttgttttcccctCTTTTTAGCAGGATTGGGTTGGTTTACCAGCAGGAGTGAAATTTGACCCAACGGATCAAGAATTGATAGAACATTTAGAAGCGAAAGTGTTAGCTAAAGACTTCAAATCTCACCCTCTCATTGACGAATTCATCCCAACCATTGAAGGCGAAGACGGCATTTGCTACACTCATCCCGAGAAACTTCCTGGTACATACACACCTTCATGCAGTCCATATATCACATTCTTGATATATCTtcattatatgattatttgaTAAGACTAATATACATAATAGAGCATTGTGTCACAccaaagtttgattttgttttagttgagTCACACCAAATTTTATATCTCTTATACTTTGGTCACAACTACACTATATACATACCTTTTTGTATAACCtatacatctatatatatacattcttCATGcatatcttatttataaattacacATGCATGTCttcattataatatatgattgcTTGATATGACTACCAACGGAGGGTCAAAccaatgttttgatttttctttcttttcatttggTCATAccaaagtttgaatctttttaatttgggttacacaagaaacatataaattaacaataaagagatttttcttttttcaacttttataGGAGTGACTAGAGATGGTTTAAGCCGACACTTCTTTCATAGACCATCAAAGGCGTACACGACGGGAACAAGAAAGCgaagaaagattcaaacaGAATGTGACAATAATTTGCAAGGAAGTAGTAGCTCCGGTGAGACGAGGTGGCATAAGACCGGTAAGACAAGACCGGTTATGGTAAACGGTAAGCAAAAAGGTTGTAagaagattttggttttgtatacCAATTTTGGTAAGAATCGAAAACCGGAGAAAACCAATTGGGTAATGCATCAATATCATTTGGGGACAcatgaggaagagaaagaaggagaacTTGTTGTGTCTAAGATCTTTTATCAAACTCAGCCTAGGCAATGCAACTGGTCGTCTTCTACATCGAGCTTGAACGCTATAGGTGGTGGCGGCGGTGAAGCGAGTAGCGGCGGAGGCGGCGGAGAGTATCATATGAGGAGAGATAGTGGGACTACTAGTGGTGGGAGTTGTTCTTCGTCTAGAGaaattattaatgttaatcCTCCGAATCGATCCGATGAAATAGGCGGCGTTGGTGGTGGCGTTATGGCCGTAGCAGCTGCGGCTGCGGCGGTTGCAGCTGGGCTTCCGAGTTATGCAATGGATCAGCTCAGCTTTGTTCCGTTTATGAAAAGCTTTGATGAGGTATGCACccatttttgtcattttgattttttcgtttaataaaataactaaattaatttGCATACTCACTGGTAATATTAGGACCAAAAATGTGATTTGactattaattatatttatcaacCTCGCATaagattaataaaaacaaaggtGAATGCTGGAAAAATAATGCTTAGGGCTCTTATATTGGCTTGTATTGCAAGTAAACAATGCtcattttgtttgtgtaatttctgatttttctttgtcttattataatttagttaCCTAaggaaattaaataatcaatttATACGACGTGATAATAATGAACGGTTGGTGATAATCAATTTTTAACTAACAATGTGACTTAAAGTTTCACCCGACGTGATAAACTCAGAAAACAATGTCTAAACCGCAACGGTCCAAAAGAATTGTGATAtaataaaagtaattaattttctatatataaaaaaagaaagtatatataatatcagTTATTTTAATTAGCagttaaaagtttataaatgtTCAGGTGGCGAGGAGGGAAACTCCTCAGACTGGGCACGCTACATGTGAGGATGTAATGGCAGAACAACATCGTCATCGTCatcaaccatcatcatcaacatcacaTCATATGGCTCAtgatcatcaccatcatcatcatcaacaacaacaacaacggcATCATGCATTCAACATAAGCCAGCCTACACATCCGATATCAACCATTATTTCTCCATCTACTTCGCTTCACCATGCCTCCATTAATATTCTTGACGATAATCCTTATCATGTTCATAGAATCTTGCTCCCCAATGAAAATTACCAGGTAAAATACctaatcttctctttttcttacattctagaactacaaaaaaaatagaaatgtttATCACCCTTAATTTCTGTTTGAATtaaaataactaattaatttagGAGAAGGATACGTACAGTTTCATGAAATTAAACAAGTTAGCTGAAATATCactatgatttatatataataatcaaTATAAATTACGTTATGTTACTATTGATTGAAGTGGGAGTCATGAACCTATCaaacttatataattaagGCTCTCACCatttcaattaattattaaaaaaaattagggttgTGAATTTGTaatgtaattaattatagaGGTTTTTACTGTGTTCTTCCACACAGTCACGTATGCATATCTATGTCGGTATTTAATTAAGTAGTAGAAATTGTGGTTCTTGTACATGTTAGGTCTTTTAGATATTTGCATGCATGTGACTTAACAATGATGGGACTACATAAGCATGCAAATTGGGTTGTACCAAAACTGATTATGAcaaataaagtatatataagatattgGTCAAggatgttaaaaaaagaagaagatattggtcaagaaaaaaacaactaaagttcaatgtataatatataattatgctGATTTAGTTTAGTAAGATGGTGTGTCTAACTAATATCCATTATCCAAAGccagcaaaagctaagtcgCTTTTTAGTGTCAGCCAAACCAATGTGGTCTTTGGTGATGGAGAGACAAGATGATTAATTTTAATGTCTTAAGATCATTTTCTTAaggaattaaaatatatttccttACTGAGATATATTACTTTTGTCTTTATTGACTGAGCAAGACACAACAGCAACTACgtcaagaaggagaagaagaacataatGATGGGAAGATGGGAGGAAGGTCAGCTTCCGGATTGGAAGAACTCATAATGGGCTGCACTTCTTCTACCACTCATCATGATGTAAAAGATGTAAGTTATTAATCCCTTTTTTGACTCTTAATTTCATGAAAAACTCCTCTTTTTAACCATCATGAGCtatcttttattcttttcaaaaaataattacgagtatctatatatatgactatATGAGACATATATTtatcaccaaaataaaatgtcATGCATTAAGTAAGATGTTGCTTGGTATCACGTAGATTCAGAAGTATTGTATATGGCAGTCATCATacacaagagaaagagacttAAATCgagattataaataaatgttttaaaataataatattttttccgTAAGGGTTGAAGATAACAACGTAGATTACA includes:
- the NAC075 gene encoding NAC domain containing protein 75, which encodes MNKSNPAGSVTGSDIIDAKIEEHQLCGSKKCPSCGHKLEGKPQDWVGLPAGVKFDPTDQELIEHLEAKVLAKDFKSHPLIDEFIPTIEGEDGICYTHPEKLPGVTRDGLSRHFFHRPSKAYTTGTRKRRKIQTECDNNLQGSSSSGETRWHKTGKTRPVMVNGKQKGCKKILVLYTNFGKNRKPEKTNWVMHQYHLGTHEEEKEGELVVSKIFYQTQPRQCNWSSSTSSLNAIGGGGGEASSGGGGGEYHMRRDSGTTSGGSCSSSREIINVNPPNRSDEIGGVGGGVMAVAAAAAAVAAGLPSYAMDQLSFVPFMKSFDEVARRETPQTGHATCEDVMAEQHRHRHQPSSSTSHHMAHDHHHHHHQQQQQRHHAFNISQPTHPISTIISPSTSLHHASINILDDNPYHVHRILLPNENYQVKYLIFSFSYILELQKK
- the NAC075 gene encoding NAC domain containing protein 75, translated to MNKSNPAGSVTGSDIIDAKIEEHQLCGSKKCPSCGHKLEGKPDWVGLPAGVKFDPTDQELIEHLEAKVLAKDFKSHPLIDEFIPTIEGEDGICYTHPEKLPGVTRDGLSRHFFHRPSKAYTTGTRKRRKIQTECDNNLQGSSSSGETRWHKTGKTRPVMVNGKQKGCKKILVLYTNFGKNRKPEKTNWVMHQYHLGTHEEEKEGELVVSKIFYQTQPRQCNWSSSTSSLNAIGGGGGEASSGGGGGEYHMRRDSGTTSGGSCSSSREIINVNPPNRSDEIGGVGGGVMAVAAAAAAVAAGLPSYAMDQLSFVPFMKSFDEVARRETPQTGHATCEDVMAEQHRHRHQPSSSTSHHMAHDHHHHHHQQQQQRHHAFNISQPTHPISTIISPSTSLHHASINILDDNPYHVHRILLPNENYQTQQQLRQEGEEEHNDGKMGGRSASGLEELIMGCTSSTTHHDVKDGSSSMGNQQEAEWLKYSTFWPAPDSSDNQDHHG
- the NAC075 gene encoding NAC domain containing protein 75 (NAC domain containing protein 75 (NAC075); FUNCTIONS IN: sequence-specific DNA binding transcription factor activity; INVOLVED IN: multicellular organismal development, regulation of transcription; EXPRESSED IN: inflorescence meristem, flower; EXPRESSED DURING: petal differentiation and expansion stage; CONTAINS InterPro DOMAIN/s: No apical meristem (NAM) protein (InterPro:IPR003441); BEST Arabidopsis thaliana protein match is: NAC domain containing protein 99 (TAIR:AT5G56620.1); Has 3052 Blast hits to 2928 proteins in 176 species: Archae - 2; Bacteria - 22; Metazoa - 475; Fungi - 52; Plants - 2293; Viruses - 3; Other Eukaryotes - 205 (source: NCBI BLink).); amino-acid sequence: MNKSNPAGSVTGSDIIDAKIEEHQLCGSKKCPSCGHKLEGKPQDWVGLPAGVKFDPTDQELIEHLEAKVLAKDFKSHPLIDEFIPTIEGEDGICYTHPEKLPGVTRDGLSRHFFHRPSKAYTTGTRKRRKIQTECDNNLQGSSSSGETRWHKTGKTRPVMVNGKQKGCKKILVLYTNFGKNRKPEKTNWVMHQYHLGTHEEEKEGELVVSKIFYQTQPRQCNWSSSTSSLNAIGGGGGEASSGGGGGEYHMRRDSGTTSGGSCSSSREIINVNPPNRSDEIGGVGGGVMAVAAAAAAVAAGLPSYAMDQLSFVPFMKSFDEVARRETPQTGHATCEDVMAEQHRHRHQPSSSTSHHMAHDHHHHHHQQQQQRHHAFNISQPTHPISTIISPSTSLHHASINILDDNPYHVHRILLPNENYQTQQQLRQEGEEEHNDGKMGGRSASGLEELIMGCTSSTTHHDVKDGSSSMGNQQEAEWLKYSTFWPAPDSSDNQDHHG